The DNA window GGGGCCGCCGCCGTTGCTCATGCTCTGGGTGACGTCCTGGACCAGCAGCTCGCTGATCGGATTGGGTCCATCGAGCAGCAGGGTCTGCAGCGCGAACCACACCGCCTCGTTATTCTGGCACTCAACGGGCACCACCAGGCTCATGCTGCCGTCGCCATTGGAGAGCAGCTGGCTGTTGAACAGATAGCTGGATACCGCATCCTCGAGCGACACCGCCTCGATCGGCACACGCACCGGCAGCAGCAACGTGCCGTCGAGCGCCAGCATGCGTTCGCGCAGCGCCTCCAGGGTGCGTTCCTCGTCGGCGAAAGCGAGTTCGTGATAGAGCAGCACCGGGCCATTGCCGACCGCGATCACATCGTTGTGGAAGACACCCGCGTCGATCGCCCGTGGATGCTGGCGAGCGAACACCGCACGGCGATCACCCAGGCCATGCTGACGCGCCACCGCCTGCGAGGCGGCAAGGCTCTGACGCGCCTGGAAGCGCTGCGGCGCGATCGGCTGCGCATCGTCCCCGTCATCACGCCCATAGACGAACAGGTGGACGCCAGGCACCCCATGAGCGGCGCAGAGCCGGGTATGGTTGGCCGCGCCCTCATCGCTGAGCGCTGGTGTCGCCGGCAGCGCCGGGTGGTGGACGAAGTGGCGAGGCGAGGAGAATATCCGCGCCAGCATAGCGCTGGTGAACGATACCTCCAGGCTGCGATGAAGGCTGGACTGGAGATTGGCCGCGGTGAAGTGGACCTTACCATCCTGGCTATCGGCGCTGGGCGTCACGGTCGCCGCATTGGCCACCCACATGCTCGAGGCCGAGAATGCCGCGCGCAGCAGCGCAGGCGCTTCGCGCGCAGCCTCGTCGAGCATCCCCGGGCCATGGAAGCCAAGATCACTGAGCGTCGACAGCAGCGGTCGCGGCGCGGGGGGAATCACCCCCTGCAGGTAGCCCGCGTCCTTCAACGCCTTCATCTTGGCCAGGCCCTGCAACGCTGCCTGACGCGGGCTCGAGGTCAGTCCCGCGTTGTCTTGCGAGGCCAGGTTACCGTGCGCCAAGCCACTGTAGTTGTGGGTCGGGCCAACCAATCCATCGAAATTGACTTCGCGAACGTCGCTCATTTCTATTCTCCAGGAGCC is part of the Halotalea alkalilenta genome and encodes:
- the astB gene encoding N-succinylarginine dihydrolase — encoded protein: MSDVREVNFDGLVGPTHNYSGLAHGNLASQDNAGLTSSPRQAALQGLAKMKALKDAGYLQGVIPPAPRPLLSTLSDLGFHGPGMLDEAAREAPALLRAAFSASSMWVANAATVTPSADSQDGKVHFTAANLQSSLHRSLEVSFTSAMLARIFSSPRHFVHHPALPATPALSDEGAANHTRLCAAHGVPGVHLFVYGRDDGDDAQPIAPQRFQARQSLAASQAVARQHGLGDRRAVFARQHPRAIDAGVFHNDVIAVGNGPVLLYHELAFADEERTLEALRERMLALDGTLLLPVRVPIEAVSLEDAVSSYLFNSQLLSNGDGSMSLVVPVECQNNEAVWFALQTLLLDGPNPISELLVQDVTQSMSNGGGPACLRLRVALSGVEREALGGRLLLCDSLYADLTAWVERHYRDRLSPEDLTDPRLADETFCALEELEQILDLPGLYGKR